In Gemmatimonadaceae bacterium, the following are encoded in one genomic region:
- a CDS encoding xanthine dehydrogenase family protein molybdopterin-binding subunit, with amino-acid sequence MTIDTTLGRRSFLKVSALAGGGLLLGAWLDFGRDGVAEAANAPLAPDEFTPNAFIRIASSGAIVVMAKNPEVGQGIKTMLPMLIAEELDVDFSAITIEQAMSDESKYGRQVAGGSTATPVNWEPLRRAGAAGRQMLVAAAAQAWGVPAAECTTASGVVHHRASNRQATYGALANAAALLPAPDLASVTLKNPRDFRIIGKAIGGVDNHKVVTGQPLFGIDVSVPGMLHAMYVKCPVYGGSAVSANLDEVKAMPGIRNVFIVQPGGTVLSGLLGGVAIVADSWWLAKTAREKLVVTWNEGATAQQGTASFKAKATELFAQAPQRSLKAVGDVNAAFAAAAKTVEATYEYPFIAHATLEPQNCTAHVRADGIEIWAPTQNPQAGRALVAKTLGVAEKDIAIHMMRSGGGFGRRLNNDYMVEAAMISKLAGAPVKLLWSREDDIRHDFYRPGGFHKLKGAVDASGRLTAWQNHFVSFSSAGGGTDFVPSAGMDGGEFPALAAPNLSIGVSTMPLGVPTGYLRAPGSNALAFVMESFIDELAHAAAVDPITFRLNLLDALPAEPPRGGMVASRMRGVLELVKEKSGWGTRRLRKGSGMGVATYFSHRGYFAEVVEVSVSRTGVLTVTKVWAAGDVGSQIINPSGAINQVEGSVIDGIGEALSQEMTFAGGRAQQGNFNDFTLIRMPQVPRIEVHFRLTENPPTGMGEPALPPVVPALCNAIFAATGKRVRTLPLSRQNLRWA; translated from the coding sequence ATGACCATCGACACGACGCTCGGCCGCCGCAGCTTCCTGAAGGTCTCGGCCCTTGCCGGCGGCGGGCTGCTGCTTGGCGCGTGGCTGGACTTCGGCCGCGATGGCGTGGCGGAAGCGGCGAACGCGCCGCTCGCCCCGGACGAGTTCACCCCCAACGCCTTCATCCGCATCGCCTCCTCGGGCGCCATCGTCGTGATGGCGAAGAACCCCGAGGTCGGCCAGGGCATCAAGACGATGCTCCCGATGCTGATCGCGGAGGAACTCGACGTGGACTTCAGCGCGATCACGATCGAGCAGGCGATGAGCGACGAGTCGAAGTACGGGCGGCAGGTGGCGGGGGGCAGCACGGCGACGCCGGTGAACTGGGAGCCGCTGCGCCGCGCCGGCGCCGCCGGTCGCCAGATGCTGGTCGCGGCCGCCGCCCAGGCGTGGGGCGTGCCCGCGGCCGAGTGCACGACGGCGTCCGGCGTGGTGCACCACCGCGCGTCGAACCGCCAGGCCACGTACGGCGCGCTGGCGAACGCCGCCGCGCTGCTGCCGGCGCCCGACCTCGCGAGCGTGACGCTGAAGAACCCGCGCGACTTCCGCATCATCGGCAAGGCCATCGGCGGCGTGGACAACCACAAGGTCGTCACCGGGCAGCCCCTCTTCGGCATCGACGTCTCGGTGCCCGGCATGCTGCACGCGATGTACGTGAAGTGTCCCGTCTACGGTGGGAGCGCGGTGAGCGCCAACCTCGACGAGGTCAAGGCGATGCCGGGCATCCGCAACGTCTTCATCGTGCAGCCCGGCGGCACCGTGCTGAGCGGGCTGCTCGGGGGGGTCGCCATCGTCGCCGATTCGTGGTGGCTGGCGAAGACGGCCCGCGAGAAGCTGGTCGTGACCTGGAACGAGGGCGCGACGGCGCAGCAGGGCACCGCGTCGTTCAAGGCGAAGGCCACCGAGCTGTTCGCGCAGGCACCGCAGCGGTCGCTCAAGGCGGTCGGCGACGTGAACGCCGCGTTCGCGGCGGCTGCGAAGACGGTCGAGGCGACGTACGAGTACCCGTTCATCGCGCACGCCACCCTCGAGCCGCAGAACTGCACCGCGCACGTGCGTGCCGACGGCATCGAGATCTGGGCACCGACGCAGAACCCGCAGGCCGGCCGTGCGCTGGTGGCGAAGACGCTCGGTGTGGCCGAGAAGGACATCGCCATCCACATGATGCGCAGCGGCGGCGGGTTCGGGCGACGCCTGAACAACGACTACATGGTCGAGGCCGCGATGATCTCGAAGCTGGCCGGCGCGCCGGTCAAGCTGCTCTGGTCACGCGAGGACGACATCCGGCACGACTTCTACCGGCCCGGCGGCTTCCACAAACTGAAGGGCGCGGTGGACGCATCGGGCCGGCTCACGGCCTGGCAGAACCACTTCGTGAGCTTCTCGTCCGCCGGCGGTGGCACCGACTTCGTGCCGAGCGCGGGGATGGACGGCGGTGAGTTCCCTGCCCTCGCGGCGCCGAACCTGAGCATCGGTGTCTCCACCATGCCGCTCGGCGTGCCGACGGGTTACCTCCGCGCGCCCGGCAGCAACGCGCTCGCCTTCGTGATGGAGTCGTTCATCGACGAGCTCGCGCACGCCGCGGCGGTGGACCCGATCACCTTCCGGCTGAACCTCCTCGACGCCCTGCCGGCGGAGCCGCCACGCGGCGGCATGGTGGCGTCACGCATGCGCGGCGTGCTGGAGCTGGTGAAGGAGAAGTCGGGCTGGGGCACGCGGCGCCTGCGCAAGGGCTCCGGCATGGGCGTGGCGACGTACTTCTCGCACCGCGGCTATTTCGCCGAGGTGGTGGAGGTGTCGGTCAGCCGCACCGGCGTGTTGACGGTCACCAAGGTCTGGGCGGCCGGCGATGTCGGCAGCCAGATCATCAATCCCTCGGGCGCCATCAACCAGGTGGAAGGCTCCGTGATCGACGGCATCGGCGAGGCGCTCTCGCAGGAGATGACGTTCGCCGGCGGCCGCGCGCAGCAGGGCAACTTCAACGACTTCACGCTCATCCGAATGCCGCAGGTGCCCCGGATCGAGGTGCACTTCCGCCTCACCGAGAACCCGCCCACCGGCATGGGCGAGCCGGCGCTGCCGCCGGTGGTGCCCGCGCTCTGCAACGCCATCTTCGCGGCCACCGGCAAGCGCGTCCGCACCCTGCCGCTGTCAAGACAGAACCTGCGCTGGGCGTAG
- a CDS encoding XdhC family protein, with the protein MKQWLETRQVFAHLARVHADGARAALATVVRVHGSAYRHEGARLLVTAAGDSTGNVSGGCLEADVREVGQRVISTGMPELRSYCGGSDEVAAWDLGVGCDGEVEILIEPVASPRLHERHALAAEEPYVAVTLLRAAREYGESPRLVLSRAGRFGTLGDAALDQQVAAHADGWRDAGESRTVALGDARLFVDVLIPPPRLVVVSAGDDARILARMAAEVGFRVVVVDRRPGLLTRERFPDTIRLLESDAATLTERLVLDAASSAVVMTHDYADDTAYLGALLGTPARYLGMLGPRQRTDRILARLSAAAPVDLSRIYGPVGLDIGTDGAEQVALAVLAELLAVRSGRQPQSLRDRRAPIHATGE; encoded by the coding sequence ATGAAGCAATGGCTGGAGACGCGCCAGGTGTTCGCCCACCTGGCGCGCGTGCACGCCGACGGCGCGCGCGCCGCCTTGGCGACGGTGGTTCGCGTGCACGGCTCGGCCTACCGCCACGAGGGGGCGAGGCTGCTCGTGACCGCGGCCGGTGACAGCACCGGCAACGTCAGTGGTGGCTGCCTCGAGGCCGACGTGCGCGAGGTGGGCCAGCGGGTGATCAGCACCGGCATGCCCGAGCTTCGCAGCTACTGCGGTGGCAGCGACGAGGTGGCGGCCTGGGACCTCGGTGTGGGCTGTGACGGCGAGGTGGAGATCCTCATCGAACCCGTCGCGTCGCCGCGGCTCCACGAGCGCCACGCACTCGCGGCCGAGGAGCCGTACGTGGCGGTGACCCTGCTGCGGGCGGCGCGGGAGTACGGTGAGTCACCGAGACTGGTCCTGAGCCGGGCGGGCCGCTTCGGCACGCTCGGCGATGCCGCACTCGACCAGCAGGTGGCGGCACACGCCGACGGCTGGCGCGATGCGGGTGAATCGCGCACGGTGGCGCTCGGCGACGCACGCCTGTTCGTCGACGTGCTCATCCCCCCGCCGCGCCTGGTGGTGGTCAGTGCCGGCGACGACGCGCGCATCCTTGCCCGGATGGCGGCCGAGGTGGGGTTCCGGGTGGTGGTGGTGGACCGGCGCCCCGGCCTGCTGACCCGCGAACGGTTCCCCGACACCATCCGGCTGCTCGAGAGTGACGCCGCCACGCTCACCGAGCGCCTGGTGCTGGACGCGGCGTCGTCTGCCGTGGTGATGACGCACGACTACGCCGACGACACCGCCTACCTCGGCGCGCTGCTCGGCACCCCCGCGCGGTACCTGGGGATGCTCGGTCCGCGCCAGCGCACCGACCGGATCCTCGCCCGGCTGTCGGCGGCGGCGCCCGTGGACCTCTCGCGCATCTACGGACCTGTGGGTCTCGATATCGGGACCGATGGCGCGGAGCAGGTCGCGCTGGCGGTGCTGGCCGAGCTGCTGGCGGTGCGCTCCGGGCGGCAGCCGCAGTCGCTGCGGGACCGCCGCGCACCGATCCACGCCACCGGTGAGTAG
- a CDS encoding nucleotidyltransferase family protein: MSSGHTAAIVLAAGASRRMGATKQLLDVAGEPMVRRAVRTATSAGLSPVVVVVGHDEARVRVALDGMPCHVVVNAEFTGPTSTSLHAGIAALEPGVEAFVVLLADMVRVTPAMVRALVPAPDAGSAPLAVSRYGDVLAPPLLFRRSLWPELLAWHGEGCGKSVVRAHRHEAVMHDWPEAALRDVDTPDDYAALLADAGDGVA, translated from the coding sequence GTGAGTAGCGGGCACACGGCGGCCATCGTGCTGGCCGCCGGCGCCTCGCGCCGCATGGGCGCGACGAAGCAGCTGCTGGACGTGGCGGGCGAGCCCATGGTGCGCCGCGCGGTGCGCACGGCCACGTCGGCCGGCCTCTCACCCGTGGTCGTCGTGGTCGGGCACGACGAGGCCCGCGTGCGGGTGGCCCTGGATGGCATGCCGTGCCACGTCGTGGTGAACGCGGAATTCACCGGCCCCACCAGCACGTCACTGCACGCCGGCATCGCTGCGCTGGAGCCTGGCGTGGAGGCGTTCGTGGTGCTGCTGGCCGACATGGTGCGGGTCACGCCCGCGATGGTGCGGGCCCTGGTGCCGGCACCGGACGCGGGCAGCGCGCCACTCGCGGTGTCCCGGTATGGCGACGTCCTGGCGCCGCCCCTGCTCTTCCGCCGCAGCCTCTGGCCTGAATTGCTGGCCTGGCACGGCGAGGGGTGCGGCAAGTCCGTGGTGCGGGCACACCGGCACGAGGCGGTGATGCACGACTGGCCGGAAGCGGCGCTGCGCGACGTGGACACGCCCGACGACTACGCCGCACTGCTGGCGGATGCCGGTGACGGCGTGGCGTGA
- the solA gene encoding N-methyl-L-tryptophan oxidase, which produces MGTATPHWDVIVAGLGAMGSATLHQLAHRGLKVLGIDRYAPPHDHGSSHGRSRIIREAYFEDPRYVPLVQRAYQCWRAIELESGMSIFRQTGGLMLGSRDSTVVRGARHSAELHGLAHEVLTADEVRHRYPAFHLRDDDVGILEPRAGMLDPELAISTCIDLALVHGAELRTGEAVRAWRAVASGIEVETEHGRHHADRLVLTVGAWTGAMCPGLSLPLVVQRNLLYWFDPVRDHAAFAPARFPVFIHELSADLTWYGFPDTGDGVKLALHHHGVPADPDTLQRTVTDAEVAFMREVVAAYMPDANGALRDTAACMYTNLPDSHFLIDTHPQHAGVIVASPCSGHGFKFASAIGEVLADMATGQPVAFDTSLFSLDRFRAPA; this is translated from the coding sequence ATGGGCACCGCCACGCCACACTGGGATGTGATCGTCGCCGGGCTGGGCGCGATGGGCAGCGCCACGCTCCACCAGCTCGCGCATCGCGGGCTGAAGGTGCTCGGCATCGACCGCTACGCCCCGCCGCACGACCACGGCTCGTCACACGGCCGGTCGCGCATCATCCGCGAGGCGTACTTCGAGGATCCCCGCTACGTGCCGCTGGTGCAGCGCGCCTACCAGTGCTGGCGTGCGATCGAGCTCGAGTCGGGGATGTCGATCTTCCGCCAGACCGGTGGCCTGATGCTCGGGAGCCGCGACAGCACCGTGGTGCGCGGTGCGCGCCACAGCGCCGAACTCCATGGCCTGGCGCACGAGGTGCTGACGGCCGACGAGGTGCGGCACCGGTATCCCGCGTTTCACCTGCGCGACGATGACGTCGGCATCCTCGAGCCGCGCGCCGGCATGCTCGACCCGGAGCTCGCGATCAGCACCTGCATCGACCTTGCCCTCGTGCACGGCGCGGAGCTGCGCACGGGTGAGGCGGTGCGCGCCTGGCGTGCGGTGGCGAGCGGCATCGAGGTGGAGACGGAGCATGGCCGTCACCATGCCGACCGACTTGTGCTCACGGTGGGGGCCTGGACGGGGGCGATGTGCCCCGGGCTCTCGCTGCCGCTGGTGGTGCAGCGCAACCTGCTGTACTGGTTCGATCCCGTGCGGGACCATGCGGCATTCGCGCCGGCGCGGTTCCCGGTGTTCATCCACGAACTGAGCGCCGACCTCACCTGGTATGGCTTTCCCGACACCGGTGACGGCGTGAAGTTGGCCCTGCACCACCACGGCGTGCCGGCGGACCCGGACACGCTGCAGCGCACCGTGACGGATGCCGAGGTGGCGTTCATGCGCGAGGTGGTGGCGGCGTACATGCCCGACGCGAACGGGGCGCTTCGCGACACGGCGGCCTGCATGTACACGAACCTCCCCGACAGCCACTTCCTGATCGACACGCACCCGCAGCACGCCGGCGTTATCGTGGCGTCGCCCTGCTCGGGACACGGCTTCAAGTTCGCGAGCGCGATCGGCGAAGTGCTGGCCGACATGGCCACCGGCCAGCCCGTGGCATTCGACACCTCGCTCTTCTCGCTCGACCGCTTCCGCGCGCCGGCCTGA